A segment of the Devriesea agamarum genome:
AAGAACTCTGGGGAAGCTTTATGCATTGATGTTTCAGTCATATATTCCTTCCACCCTCCACTGCTCGTTATGCCCAAGAAGGAGCAGGCCACAAGCGTCATCCACACAGATCTGCCACCGCGCAGTGGATTGTCCATCCTTATCCCACCACCGCTCATCAAGCACCTGCGGAATCCCGTACTCCCGCACAGGGATCCAGATGCGAGAGGAGCTGGACTCGCAGCTGGGTGACGGCGCAGGAGGCGAAGTCTGAATCCGGGGCCGTGCACTGCGAAAAACAGCGGTCAATGGTGCCGGAGCCTGAGGTGGGATTGAGACCCAGACAGGCGGGGAACTCAGCAGGCCGCGTGAGGTTAAGAGGACGGGTTGCCCCTTTTCATCGGTGACTTCTATCGCAGGAGGATCGCGAAAGACGATGCTCGGGGTTGGCGCGGGTAACGAACCGGGCCATGGGCCTGGTTTAGGCGCCGGTGGCTCAACACGCCACGGCACCGCAGCCATCTCTTCTGCCAGAAACCGGCTGCCGCGGCGGTACGGCACGACCACCCCGGCCTCCCCCACGGTGGCCTGGATCCGTGCGAATGCCCTAGCCGCTTGCTCTCCCGCCTGACCGGCACGCCCCCACAATCCGAGTGAGCTAGCGCCGGACGGAGAGATTTGAAGAGGGTGCAGTCCAATTCTGACGATGGCAGACGGGGTATCCCCGCGACGTTGCATGGTTGTGATCCAGCCGTCGCATTGCCAGCGAATCCGGTCGACAATATCGGGCACATCGAGTGCTCCGTCGTGCCGCCACATGCGTTCAATCTCTTGCCCATCTTCGGTGAGCAGACTGATCCGTAACCGTGTGCAAACGCATCCTTCCCGGCGCAGCGCCCGTTGCAGTTCTTCCGCGAGCGGTCGGGCGAGGAATGCTGCTTGGTCGAGACGCACAACCGGCGGGTCGAGGACGCGCAACACATCGATGGGTTGACGCGGGTGGGACACCGTAGGTGGGTACGCTTCGCCACCTAGAGCAAGCAGATGAAGTAAGGCCACATCAGGGCCGAAACGATCAGCCACTGCACTGGGCGGTAGAGCGGCGAAATCACCGAGCGTTTTTATTCCCAGTCGAGTTAAAACTCCGATGACATCTTGAATATCCAGCGATGAGCCTTTGGCGCTGGTGCTACGGCCCTGTTGTATTTCTGGGGCCAGATGTTCCCGGTGGCCCCATCCCGGCCCAACCGGTGCATCGGATAGTGCCTGAATAGGGTGGGGCGAAAGATACTCGGCTGACCGCCCCGGATGAATGATTCTGCCGCTGCGAGCTGCCAGCAATGCGGCGAAGGGACCATCGGCGATTCCAACCGTGCACTCCCATCCTGCGCGTTCTGCCAGGGCATCGGTCACCTCGATGGCAAAAGCTTCTTCACTACCGTGATGGCGTGCCGGGCCTTTAGCACTGACCAGCAAGACCCCGGGGCGCAAGATATCTACGCCTGCTGCAACCGTATCCACCGCCGCCGCTGCAGTATCAAACAGGGCGGCATCCGCTGCTTCATCGACATCTGCCAGGTGGGCATTGGGGGCGAGCGCTTGGGCTGTGCGCCTGCGCATACCCGGTGTGACGCCGGCAGCTGTGGCCTCTGAACTCGCTATGTGCACCCGGTGCCGGTGCATGAGGATGACAGGCCCTTCAATGCCAAGGCGTTCGCCTGCGCAAAGCAAAGGCCAGTCGGGGATGACGACAGCAGCAGTACGTGTTGCCCTGTGTGTCGCGCCCATTAGCCCACTCTTTTCAGAGGGACCACGGTGGCCTCAGCCGACATGGCGTGAGTTGATATTGCCGCAGGCTGAGTATGCCAAGTGCCTGCCAGTTCATCCTTGACACGGTGGGATGCTGCGAGAGGATCACTCGCTACCTTGCCGCCGACCGCGGGTAGCAAAACAGTGACTTCAGCCCCTGCTGGTAAACCTCTCCCGTTGGCCGACAGCAGAACCCGCCGACCGCGCAAACGCCCGCTCCCCCTGGCTAAACCTGTCCAGGTCAATGGTGTGGCGTTGAGAGTCAAGTCGCTGTGACCAGGAGGTTCTTCCGCAATAAGGAGCGTGCCTCGGGTGCGTGCACGGGCAAGTAATTGCCGCCATAACGCTGGGGTCACCGCTGCATCCCGTCCGATCAAAAGGACAGCGACACCGTCGGTAAGAGCGGACAGCGTGGATGCAAGGTGCTCAGCTGGAGCAGCCGCGACCGCAAAGCGAGCCAGGTCGATACCGGCTTCCTCAGCAGCTCGAAAACCAAAATCGTTGAATCCGATAACCGCGCACCAGCCGTCGTATCCTGCGGCGCTAGCGGCCAGTGACAGCATGAGTAGACGCGATCCTCGAACACCGACGCTACTTCCCGGACGCAACCCTCCGTACGGCACAACCGATGCAAGCGGTGTGGGAACCGGTAAAAGATCTGCGCCAGAACGACAATCTTTGCCCAGTTCTTGGTGAGAAACAGCTTCTAGACGCGCAGGTGAGGTGCTCTGCTTTCGTCCTACCCGCCGCGGGAGAGGTCTTGCCCCCTCACCCCGATGGATAGGTTCCCGATCTGTGCCAACCGCACTGAGCCCGCCCCCGGGGTGAACATTCCAGCTCCGCGTGGCGATAACTGTCTTGTTCTCAGCTGCGTTCAGGGCCTCACGAGCCTTGCTCAAACGGTCCGTGTAAGCCAGCGAATGCAGATGCGGCAGATGCGACTGGTACGACTGCTCGGCACCTGAGATTGTGCGCGTACGCATCGCTCCTCACACCCCCATTCTCGAACACCTGTTCGATTAGTACAGCGCCGGAGGCCCCTGGTGTCAAACTCCTGGCGCCCGCCGCCCCGCTCGTCGGTTACCTGATCATCATGAATTGGGGGTGTGACATACGAGTGGTGAGGGCTGCTGAGGTGCGGGTTGAAACCTGGTTTCCTGCTTCCGTCGTTCAGCCTTGGGCAAGGTTACGGCTGCTGAAGGTAGCGTTCCCGAACCTCCAGACCGGTTTTCACCTCATCCAAGATAGGGAAGAAAAAGACTTTTCGATGCTTCTTGTCGATGCCCGTTGAGGCGGTGAAGTTAAGACCCGCAAACACCCCGAGCACAGCGGAGACTTTGATCAGCGCATGGGTGATCGGGATGCTTTGATGTGCAAACGGGAGCACGTAGCTGGGAGGATGCCCCGACCATTGGGTGATGGTTGCGATAGGGACCGATAATGCGCCAAAGACTATGAAGAACAGGAAAACTAAGAGGGAAAAAATTGCGACCTGGATGCCGGTGACAGTGGCGGCCACCAACAGCACGTTGAGTCGTTCAATACGGCGTGCGGCAGGAACCATCTCCCGCAGCTGCTGGAGAACTCCCGCTTCGGAAAGTTCGTCGCGCACCTGGACCACGATTAACGCGGCAGTTAAAGCGATCAAAACAATCGCGGTCAGAGCTGCTCTTTGCGGCGACAGAGCATCCGCGATCTGCCAAATTTCGGCGTTGTAGAAGAAAAATAGGATTGCCAGCATAAGAACTGGAAGCACTCGGACGGTCATCGGTCCCAATGTCCACAGCTCACGGACTGTGCGACGCAGACTCCACATCAGAATTGTTCCAAGACCAGCGTAGGCGCCTCCCACAATCACGGCAGCAGCCACTACCCCTTCGATGGGGGCGTAGGTTCGCTGCGGATCAATGACGACCGGCACAATAATCATCATGACAAGGCCGAGAAAGCCTACAGCTCGCTGGGTCGAAGGCTTTGCTGTGCGCACCAAAAGAACGGAAAGCCACAAAATAACTGGAATAAGAATAGTTGCGATGGCTATCGCGATAAGAATGGCTGCGTAGTGAAAGATGTCGTCGGACGGTACGGCGTTGAGGTCGAGATTTTGAGCTTCTAGTTTCTCCAAGATGGGCAGTGCCACTCTGTCGCCCACAGCCCCGATGAGAAAGAGGTAACCGACGGTCAGCAATACCGGCCCGCAGCGTCGGATCAAGGCTCGGCGTCTCACCGAGGATTCCACCACTAAGGGCAATCCTCGGTCTCGCAGTTCGTTCTGGAGCGTGCGCCGGGGTGAGCTGGGCTTGATGCGAGGAAGACGAGGCATAGCACTATGGTCTCAGAGCTGAGCCGTCGCATTTAGCCAGAACCACGGCCTTTGTGGACATGGGATGTGCTGCTTTAGCGGCCTTTTTGTGTTACACGGGTCGCATAAAACGCCACCGCCGAGGAGGCGGCCACATTTAAGGAATCAACCCCGCCCATCATCGGAATCGTTACTCTGTGGTCGAGGAGATGGTCGGTGCTCACCTCTAAACCGTGTCCTTCGGTGCCAAAGACCAGGGCAAGGCGCGCGTGATCCTCGGCGACCAGTTCATCGAGGGTGCTCGCGCCCTCCCCTAGAGTCATTCCCGCCACCGTGTATCCGGCAGAGGCGCACCGATGACAGCGAATGGAAGTAGTTTATCGCTGGTCAGACGACATATTGGACCCTCGGATATGCCAAGTCTTCGCAGCTTCATGTTCAATAAACCTATGAGAATTGCGAGTATCTAGATTTCATCTACCCCGCCGGCGATATATTCGGAGGGGCCGGCTCCGAGCATGCACGATGACGTTCATCGACCTCGTGAGAGTCACCTGGGACTCCCGCACCGTACAAGAACAACACACTCTCGGACATTCGCGAACTGGTTCGTGAGATCACTGAGATTCGATGCTCGGCTCTGAGTGGCAGGATCAGGTGTAGCGACTGCAAGCAGCTCGCGAAGACGGAGCTGTCGGGGCCATCTGCGAGTCGTCGGTAACGCCATGCAAGCCACAATTATCGATCGGCGCTATCAGGGAGAGACACTACTCGCCATCGCAGAATCCGTTGGAGTGTCAGTCGGGGAGGTGCACACTATGATATATAGACAGAAGATCGAGGCCGCATAGATGCGACCACTGTGGAGGTGAGCTGAAATCGCTATCAATGTTCTCCTCGGCCGGGCCAAGGTCCCCATAGAAGACATCGTGTTCACCACCCTCTTCAACAACTCGGTAGCCGGCACGTATGCGGACTACAAAAATGCCCTCCAATCCGGCAGCATTGAGTTCTCCAAATTGGTCGATCTCGCCCGAACGGGTGATATCCCGTACGCGCTGTTTTTCGCCCCGGAAAAGGTGGTGAGAGAGCAGGTCGATCAGAAGACAGCTAAGCTACTCGCGGGTGTCAGCAGAGACACCTTCTCCATTGGCTCCCGTGCCAAGGTAGAGCTGCGTGACGTCGAACTGATAGTTAAAGACCTCATACGGAAGCAGCAACTCGTCCGCAAGCACGACGCATCACTGCAGCAAAACAAAATCATTGGCCTGCTCCATGGTGAAATAACCTCCGTCGACTCCGCTGCGGTTGACCTTATGAAAGCGCTCGGTCTCACCTATGATCGCCTGCGTGCGTGCAGAAACAAGGAGACCACTCTCGAACTATTGATCGATCATCTTGAAGCCAACCAGGTGTTGGTGTCGCGCAGCGTGCAGCACTACATGCCGCAGCGCCTGACCCATGTGAAGTTCAGTGGGATGACGGTCCGGGACAACAAGGTCCCATACATCTTCCTGGCGGGTGGAGACCATGGGGACGATCAGGAGCCCGTGGGGCGCACGATCTTCACCCTGGCGCTCATGACAGTGCTGATCGCGCGACGCATCTTCGCTCCGATGACGTGGGATGGAGGCAGTACCGAGACGGGTCCCGGCCAAGAGTACGACATCGCTGGTGCGATGCTCATGCCTGCCGAATCGCTGAGTACCTTGAGGCTCACTTCGCTGGAAAATGTGAAAGCGGCTTCGGACGAGTTCAAGGTAACTGCAAGTGCCGTCACGGTCCGCGCGATGCGGTTGGGGCTGATAGACCAGAGAACCGCCATCGTGCACCTCGAACAGCTGCGCAGGGAGTTTAGGAGCCGTCCGCAAGGTGGCCCGCGCAGACCGATTCATCCCGAAAATGCCGTGCGCAAATACAACGGCCGAGAGCTTACCGTTCGGATGCTGCATGTGCTCGATAGCGGCGGAATCTCTGCAGGTGAGTTTTGTCGATCGATCTGTCTGAACCACCTCAGGCCGTCGCAGATCGAAGACCTTCGGAGAGCCGTCGAATGAACGACTTCGGACAGCGGTTTGTGATCGATACCAACACCCTTAGCCAGCTCGGCAGAAAGCGTCGCGCGAGCGAGTTCTTCCTGGAGAACGCGGTCATACCTGAAGAGGTCATGCACGAGGCTGCCGGGTTCCCGGACATCGCGGCGCTGCAGGATAAAAAATATCCGACCACACCGCGGGTGCTCCATTGGCTTTCAAAGATCATGGAATCAATCTCTCCCGGAGACACCAGGCTCGTCGACCTTTATGCCAACAGAGGCAACGCCGATCCGTTGGTTGTGGCGTGCGCGCTCGAAGGGAAAGAGCACAACGATCCGATACTATTCGGTCCCAAGTGGGTCGTCGTCACCGGTGACGAGGCAGTTCGGAACAAGGCACAAGAGTTCGAACTGGAGGTGATCAGCAATCCTGAGTTTGCTGCGCTCATCGATGCCGCCGACGCGCGCAGCTGAGCACCGCGCCCTGGATCTCGATGATCACTACAAACAAGTCCGACTAGCTATTATGGGTCTGGCGCAAAAGGCGGAACAGATACGAACGTCGACAGTGTGAACCACGACGATTCTTAGCTAACAGTGATCACGGAAACAATATGAACGGCACGGTTGATCAGCATCTCGAATAGATCGTGCATCTCTCAGTTCATATCACCGCGCTGGTTTTAGTTCCCAGACTCTTCACTTCCCGCGGCAAGCCCTCGGAATCGCTCGAAGAACTCAGACAGCACGTCGATGACCTGTCGAGTGAGGCTACCGATCCTACTCTGCGACGAACACGACGTAGTATCTCCGCGCGCCGCCGGGCGGTTAAGAAACGCAACGGGAAGTGTGTGATCGAGAATGCTGGATCGTGTCATGATCGCAACGGCATGCTCTGGCACAATTTTTGTCGCAGATCCTGCCACTGCGGCCTCGGTAATGTAGTCTCCGGTATCCGTTATCGCCGAAACTCCCATGTCCTTTGGCAAAATCCACGGGATCGTGCCGTCAACCCAGTAATCCGATTTACGCCTTCGCAGGCGTACCGCCTCCGAACCAGCGTCCAAGATCACGCATCGGAACCATCTGCGCCCCCGGAGACCAACTCTTCAAACAGTGACGTCGAGTAAGTAGGAGTACTGGGCGCGCCGAGCCTCCAGCTCCGCTTCCAGTTGAGTGAACTGACCCAATACTCGCACGATCTCGCGCTGAATCTCAGGAGGCGGAACAGGGATTCGATAATTCAGAATCGCGGCTTTATTTCCGCGTGGCATTTTAGCCCCCCCTGCATGTTGTACGCAAAGAAGACGTCGGAGGAAAGCAAGTAGTAGAGGAACTTAGAATAGATCTCGTCGCGGTTCTCACACTTGATCCGGATCGCTAGGACATCGCCGCTACAGCCGCCTTCATTCGTCGCTCGCCACACCTTCTTTAGATACGGACGAATGTTCCCGAGTAGGATGTCCCCCGGCTCGTAGGAGGTCAGACGGGCGGTGTTCGGCGGGTAGCTTGCATCGACACGACCCCCTCTCGGCGACAAGGTTATCGACGCCCGCGAAGATAGTTTCGTCGAGATCGGCGGCGTCCACGCGCGTCGAAGAGTAATCAGCAATCTCGGATAGCGCAACATGTCGAACATAATCTGGGCATAGCTCCTGAATCAGTTCATCGATGCGGTTCACTTCGCACCCTCTAGGTCCGCCACGATCTCGTCGATCGCCATGCGAAGCTCTGCCTGGCACGCTACGATGCGCGCGATCTCGGCATTCAGCTCCGTGATGTCGATCTCTTCGCGAGTGTCTTTCGCTTCCACGTACGACGAGACCGCGATGTTGTAGTCGTTTGCGGTGATGTGCTCATTACGGACGAGCGCTGTGAAGTAGTCCTCGGGCTCACGCGTCGTGAACGCCCGAAGGATCCGATCCTGGTGCTCCTCGAGCAGCTTGTTCTTGTTGCCGACGGGCTTGAACTCAGCCGACTCGTCGATGAACAGCACATCGCTGGTTTTCTTCGACTTCTTCAACACAAGGATGCACGTCCCGATCGTCGTCCCGAAGAACAGGTCTGCCAGAAGCTAGATAACGGCGTCGACGTAGTTGTTATCGATCAAATACTGGCGGATCTTCTTCTCCGCTCCCCCGCGATACAGCACGCCGGGGAACTCGACGATCGCCGCCGTGCTATTGATGGCCAGCCAGCTGAGTATGTGCATCGTGAAGGCCAAGTCGGCCTTCGACTTTGGCGCGAGGACACCGGCCGGTGCAAACCACTCGTCGTTAATCAGCAGCGGGTTGGCATCGCCGTCCCACTTGATCGAATAGGGCGGGTTGTAAACGATCACCTCGAACGGCTCGTCGTCCCAGTGCTGGGGGTCGATCAAAGTGTCGCCATGGGCGAGGTTGAAGTCGGCGTAGTTCACATCGTGCAGGAACATGTTGATCCGCGCGAGGTTGTAAGTGGTCAGGTTGATCTCCTGACCGTAGAACCCCTGACGGATATTGTTCTTGCCGAGCACCTTGCCGAACTTCAACAGCAGCGACCCCGAGCCGACCGCCGGATCGCACAAGTGGTCAGGAGATACAAGACCCCGCTCTGCGGCAGGTGCGCTGAGGGGCACGAGTACCCCTTGGGACTAGGGATTTCACGCTAAGCAGGTGTCCATCGTTAGCGCCGTGGGCACTGCAGCGGAAGGCATGGTGCGCGGCTCCGAGTGGCCTCCACGGCGGGGTGAACCAGTCGGGATTTCGCGCGCAGTGATGGTTAGTCCTGA
Coding sequences within it:
- a CDS encoding DNA polymerase Y family protein translates to MGATHRATRTAAVVIPDWPLLCAGERLGIEGPVILMHRHRVHIASSEATAAGVTPGMRRRTAQALAPNAHLADVDEAADAALFDTAAAAVDTVAAGVDILRPGVLLVSAKGPARHHGSEEAFAIEVTDALAERAGWECTVGIADGPFAALLAARSGRIIHPGRSAEYLSPHPIQALSDAPVGPGWGHREHLAPEIQQGRSTSAKGSSLDIQDVIGVLTRLGIKTLGDFAALPPSAVADRFGPDVALLHLLALGGEAYPPTVSHPRQPIDVLRVLDPPVVRLDQAAFLARPLAEELQRALRREGCVCTRLRISLLTEDGQEIERMWRHDGALDVPDIVDRIRWQCDGWITTMQRRGDTPSAIVRIGLHPLQISPSGASSLGLWGRAGQAGEQAARAFARIQATVGEAGVVVPYRRGSRFLAEEMAAVPWRVEPPAPKPGPWPGSLPAPTPSIVFRDPPAIEVTDEKGQPVLLTSRGLLSSPPVWVSIPPQAPAPLTAVFRSARPRIQTSPPAPSPSCESSSSRIWIPVREYGIPQVLDERWWDKDGQSTARWQICVDDACGLLLLGHNEQWRVEGIYD
- a CDS encoding restriction endonuclease subunit S domain-containing protein, with amino-acid sequence MILDAGSEAVRLRRRKSDYWVDGTIPWILPKDMGVSAITDTGDYITEAAVAGSATKIVPEHAVAIMTRSSILDHTLPVAFLNRPAARGDTTSCSSQSRIGSLTRQVIDVLSEFFERFRGLAAGSEESGN